The Nicotiana tomentosiformis chromosome 9, ASM39032v3, whole genome shotgun sequence genome contains the following window.
AAGCCCAAAAGATATGTAAATGAGATTCCAAGAACTATGGATAATTTTTCTTTAGTAATctgcccggtgcactaagctccctaTATGCGGGGTCCTTGGAAGGGCCGGACTACAacggtctattgtacgcaacttTAGCCTGTATTTCTGCGGCTCGaaccgtgacctcctggtcacatgacaacaactttatcagttaCGTCAAGACTCCCCttcataatttttctttagtATATTCAGCTAATGACACGTGAAAAAACAACATAGTTGACAATTCTGGAATTCTCACCAGCTATATTCATATTCGTCAATAACACACAATTAGAAGACAAtggaaacaaaaaaaatattatagaaATGAAAATGCTCTGTTTAGTCTCTTTTGACTTTCCTGTTTTATTCAGACATCTAAGGATTATCACTTGGATTAGTAAAACTTCCATCAAACTTTTCTATAAAAACATGTCTATATAACATTCATTCATTATAAAAGACAAGTTTTTCTCGTAATCGaaaatttatattatattataatatatgtccTCTATAATAGTATTTCACTATAGCCGCCAAAATATTTCGAAATAAACGAATCTATTATAGAGAAGTTTGATTGTATTAGGTAAATGATGATTGATTAAAGAGCATACTGATACAAGACACAACATAACTCCTTCACATTATTAAAGGGAATGTGGTGAAGGGAAAaataagaacaagaaagatgtacCTCAAGAATCCAGCCAATGTACTTGACATTATTAACATGCTGGTTCACGTCTAGATCACTCCATTTTGGCTATTGAATTAACAAACCAGCAGTAATTActaaaaattttattaaaaagaCATTATATCATTCTtgaagtattttttttccttACAGTTAAACCAGTACGAGTGTAGTCTGCTGTGATCTCGTCAAGTTTTGGTAACTTCTTGCTGTCCCAATCAAGAACCCGAGGCAAATCCACAAAATTAACTTCAATTTCAGTTTTAACCTGACCTGGTATTTTAGATAATTTCCTCGTCTCTTCATTCATCATTACCCATAAGCTGTAAACAACCATATATAAACATACTACTACTAGAGACCATAAGAAAGTTGTAGCATTTGCCACAAAATAGCTGAACTAAAAGTGAAGGCTTCATCAAACTGTGGGGAGTAAGATGCAAACTAATATTCcctctgtcccaatttatgttTGGAAACTACGTAAAAAGAGTACTATAAgtcataataattaataattcaaaGTATTTAAAAGACGTATAAAAGAATCGCGGTCAAAGAAGGATTTGTTTGACTCTTGAAATCTGAACATCTTAACATATATAGGAAGTATCTACCTGGAAGCTCTCATCAATATATCCCTTGTATTACTATCACGGACAAGCCAATCACGCCGCATTCCATTCTTCCCTGAAGCAGCTATCCAAGTGTCTATTTGAACAACATCGCCCCTGAGCAAAAGAAATCAAAGCAGTATCATAAGTCCAAGTGATTAATTTCTTCACAATGGCAAAAGAAAATGTGCAATTAGTAATCCAGGAACAGATTTTGATATAAGCAGAATCAAGAAAAGACAAATAATCACCATATTCAACCAACTTAAGGGCTCGAGCCATAGAAACAGTCAGTGGCGGACCCAAAATTTTGTGCAACCGGGTTCAATCTTATAAGTATATAAATTTAGTGGTAAAATAGTagtttaatcctaatttatacttatacacaatattatttttttgtgaagcgggttcaactgaacccgctaGCCACCACTTAGGTCCGCCACTGAAAAACTATCTACATCACACtctttaaggcttaagagtgaaCTTTTCTCTAGCTCCTCTCGGGGGGAACTGAAACCATAAAATCAAGAGCAGAAACTTACCAAGTAGGATAGCGATCCACCAAAACCTGCATCTTCGCGACAACCCAAATCAAATTTCTTTTGGACATTTCTGGAGTTGACCCGAACCCATCCCCCATAAGTCCTACACTCTTCGCGTGGTTTAGAGATGTTTCCTgcagtacaaccaactcaatcttatgaaGTATATTTATATAGTAATAAGGGGGTAATCTGATTCTGAACCGATAACTATTGATTCGGCGTATACATATATATGTAAAGACCTACCAAAATATATTAAATctcaataaatataaatatatatgtcaTTTTCCCTGATATCAAACACACATTCAGTTTAATGCGCAAATTCCAAAAATGCTATGCCAACCTGCAAAAGATTCATCATCGTTTCTATAGACGCAGCCCTATCAGCCCCGATTTCATATGACCTGATGCTGAAACTTTGACGAAAAACAAAGCCATCTTGCATGAGTTTTCCCTGTCCAAAAGGGTCGATATTGAGCCTATGATCGTGCTTAAGGCAAACGTTTGATCCATTCACATGCGGCGATGCTTGAGAATTCGCCTTAATTTGTAGGCTACAAATAGAACACTTCTTATAATTGTCTACTCGCGGTGCATCAATACTTCCTCCTAGCTTTCCTGATGCGCTTTCTCTAAATTCAGGTGAATAATTTGCGACGGGGAAAAATGCACCAGTAGTAGCAGTTACAATCATGATCAAAATATTCAACACAGTATTATAAGGAGTTCAGTTTGGATCAAAGAACCCGTTAAAATAGATTCTCCTAATACTTTTGATAATTTGGACTTTTCCTTTTCTGAGGGCTTTTGAAAAAACTTGAAATTTTTGAAGAGAGAAAGGAAGCAGATGATATAATTAGGTCGTAGGGGGTTGATATTGGGCGTGTAGCCACGCCTTTTTATATATACCTACCTGTCCTCTCCCGCGCGCATCGTGTTTAACTTGGACTAATTAACCTCCCCTCTTATATAGGTTATTAGATGGTTGTGACCGGTTTAATTGGACCCATAACTTTTGACGTAGAGTAAAAAATTATATGTAaacattattaaaattttaaaaatagtagatatgaacacataattttaaaaatataataagttcagtactaaaaattttaaaaattaaacccATATAATTTAAATCATGAATCCGCCTGTGAGGTGCCTACGAATTTGtttaatctaaaatctaaaactATGGCAGAGGGGTAGTTTTGGTCGCAGCTCATATGCTTCGAACTCGTGACTTCGAAACCCGACACCGCGACACGTATCGTTATTTTGGTGTACCACGTACAGAATCCGAATTAAAGCATGAAGGTTGTCTTATCAGTTGATTAACAAAAATGCAGTGGAAAATTAATGTGTAAACGATCATTTATTAGTAGACTTAACAAAGTCATCTTAGCCCCACTACCCAACCGCCAGTCATTACAGCTCAAACTACCAAGAAATATTCCTTTCATTTTAAAAAGAAGGAATTATTACAAGATTTGAAACCCATGTTAAATTCTCTGAGACAAATACCCGATTTGTGATTAGCTTTGATTTGCATTATTTTACTTGTAAGTAATGGCTGTTCTACGTTTAACCCTCTATGCATAAATCATTTGTTAGAAAATTTAGTAATTTGAAAACGAGAACAAGGAAAGCTTGGAGCGTGAGAACAACATTGCCTGCATTTTAATTGAGGAAAATACAGACAATCTTCTTCGGGATATAACAAGCCAAGATCATACATGCAAGGTTTTTTATACCACTTTGTAGTGAAAACTGTTATTTGTAGAGCAAAGACAAGACCTTTTGGAAGAGACGCTTCTAAATAGACATGTTCAGTTTTATCCAAactcaaatttaaaatttaaaattctatGCTTGCATTAATAGTCGTGTCAAACAATTAAGTCCCTTATGGAACCGGTCTTGGACAATTCTCACATTTTGTGCTaatttttagaatcga
Protein-coding sequences here:
- the LOC104090382 gene encoding palmitoyl-acyl carrier protein thioesterase, chloroplastic-like isoform X2, with protein sequence MIVTATTGAFFPVANYSPEFRESASGKLGGSIDAPRVDNYKKCSICSLQIKANSQASPHVNGSNVCLKHDHRLNIDPFGQGKLMQDGFVFRQSFSIRSYEIGADRAASIETMMNLLQETSLNHAKSVGLMGDGFGSTPEMSKRNLIWVVAKMQVLVDRYPTWGDVVQIDTWIAASGKNGMRRDWLVRDSNTRDILMRASSLWVMMNEETRKLSKIPGQVKTEIEVNFVDLPRVLDWDSKKLPKLDEITADYTRTGLTPKWSDLDVNQHVNNVKYIGWILEEVTVRAAEIQAKVAYNRPL
- the LOC104090382 gene encoding palmitoyl-acyl carrier protein thioesterase, chloroplastic-like isoform X1; translation: MIVTATTGAFFPVANYSPEFRESASGKLGGSIDAPRVDNYKKCSICSLQIKANSQASPHVNGSNVCLKHDHRLNIDPFGQGKLMQDGFVFRQSFSIRSYEIGADRAASIETMMNLLQETSLNHAKSVGLMGDGFGSTPEMSKRNLIWVVAKMQVLVDRYPTWGDVVQIDTWIAASGKNGMRRDWLVRDSNTRDILMRASSLWVMMNEETRKLSKIPGQVKTEIEVNFVDLPRVLDWDSKKLPKLDEITADYTRTGLTPKWSDLDVNQHVNNVKYIGWILESAPMQELEGYELVGMTLEYRRECRRDSVLQSLTSVLQNAVGNLANSSNVECQHLLRLESGEDVVKGWTEWRPRFANREQ